In the genome of Cyclopterus lumpus isolate fCycLum1 chromosome 19, fCycLum1.pri, whole genome shotgun sequence, one region contains:
- the LOC117748706 gene encoding cytochrome P450 26A1: MALNTLLATFLCTIVLPVLLFLVALKLWEVYMVRGRDPSCPKPLPPGSMGLPFIGETLQLILQRRKFLRMKRQKYGYIYRTHLFGNPTVRVTGADNVRQILLGEHRLVSVQWPASVRTILGSDTLSNVHGAQHKTKKKAIMRAFSTEALELYIPVIQEEVRAAVKEWLAKDSCVLVYPEMKRLMFRISMRILLGFEPEQIKTDEQQLVEAFEEMIKNLFSLPIDVPFSGLYRGLKARNFIHSKIEENIKKKVQESDQESKHRDALQQLIDSSRKNGEPFSMQAIKESATELLFGGHETTASTATSLIMFLGLNPEVVARLRQELMDKQGMELHNLNIEALEQLKYTGCVIKETLRINPPVPGGFRVALKTFELNGYQIPKGWNVIYSICDTHDVADIFPNKEDFQPERFMTKPLADSSRFQYIPFGGGSRMCVGKEFAKVLLKIFLVEVVTKCHWTLLNGPPTMKTGPTVYPVDNLPTKFTSYV, from the exons ATGGCCCTGAACACGCTGCTGGCCACCTTCCTGTGCACCATCGTGCTGCCCGTGCTGCTGTTCCTGGTGGCGCTGAAGCTGTGGGAGGTGTACATGGTCCGAGGCAGAGACCCGAGCTGCCCCAAGCCGCTGCCCCCCGGCTCCATGGGCTTACCCTTCATTGGAGAGACGCTGCAGCTCATCCTCCAG aggaggaagttcCTGCGCATGAAGCGGCAGAAGTACGGTTACATCTACCGCACGCACCTCTTCGGCAACCCCACGGTGCGCGTCACCGGAGCGGATAACGTCCGGCAGATTCTGCTCGGGGAGCACCGGCTCGTGTCCGTGCAGTGGCCCGCGTCCGTGCGCACCATCTTGGGCTCGGACACGCTGTCCAACGTGCACGGAGCCCAACACAAGACCAAGAAGAAG GCCATCATGCGAGCTTTCTCCACCGAGGCTCTGGAGCTCTACATCCCCGTCATCCAGGAGGAGGTGCGGGCCGCGGTGAAGGAGTGGCTTGCCAAGGACTCCTGCGTTCTGGTCTACCCAGAGATGAAGAGGCTGATGTTCCGCATCTCCATGAGGATCCTGCTGGGCTTCGAGCCGGAGCAGATCAAGACCGACgagcagcagctggtggaggcgTTCGAGGAAATGATCAAGAATCTGTTCTCTCTGCCCATCGACGTGCCCTTCAGTGGACTGTACAGG GGTCTGAAAGCGAGGAACTTCATCCACTCcaagatagaggagaacatcaAGAAGAAGGTGCAGGAGTCGGACCAGGAGTCCAAACACAGAGACGCTCTGCAGCAGCTCAtagacagcagcaggaagaacGGGGAACCGTTCAGCATGCAG GCCATTAAGGAGTCCGCTACAGAGCTGTTGTTTGGGGGGCATGAGACCACAGCCAGCACAGCCACCTCTCTGATCATGTTCCTGGGCCTGAACCCTGAAGTTGTGGCTAGACTGAGGCAGGAACTGATGGACAAG CAGGGGATGGAACTCCACAATCTGAACATTGAGGCCTTGGAGCAGTTGAAATACACGGGTTGTGTCATTAAGGAGACTCTGAGGATCAACCCTCCTGTTCCTGGAGGCTTCAGAGTGGCCCTCAAAACCTTTGAACTCAAT GGTTACCAAATTCCCAAAGGCTGGAACGTCATCTACAGCATCTGTGACACCCATGATGTGGCAGACATCTTCCCCAACAAGGAAGACTTCCAGCCGGAGCGCTTCATGACCAAACCCTTGGCCGACTCCTCCAGGTTCCAATACATCCCGTTCGGAGGGGGCTCCAGGATGTGTGTTGGGAAAGAGTTTGCAAAGGTCCTGCTGAAGATCTTCCTGGTGGAGGTGGTCACAAAGTGTCACTGGACTCTTTTAAACGGGCCCCCCACCATGAAAACAGGACCTACTGTCTATCCTGTGGACAATCTGCCAACCAAGTTTACCAGCTATGTATAG